CTTTCTGGGAATGTTAGCAAGCACAGTGTCCAGTCGCTCGAATGTCCCTGGTGCAGTCCAAAACTCATTACTCTGAATTGCCAGTGCCCCCTGGTGGTGCAGAATGCAGTCTTTGGTCTTGACTCAGAGGTTAGGGGAACCTGCCAGTACCCACTGCGCAGGTCTAGCGACGAGAAGGTCCAGCGTCTCGTCCACCCGAGGAAGTGGGTAACAATCCTTCCTCGTGACCTTATTCAGCGGTCTGTAGTCCACACAGAACCGTGGCCTGGCACTCTTTATTCTGGGGACCATCACAACACCAGATGCCCATGGACTGTCAGAGGGCTCTATGATCCCCGCCTCAGGATGGCCTGGATCTCTTTATCAGCCGCCTCCTGCTGGGCCATGGGCAGGCGACGGGGCCGCACCTTGATTGGTCGTGCGTCCCCCATGTCGATGTGGTGTTCAACAAGGTGCGTGAGGCCCACCTCATTTTCATCAAGGGCAAAGATGTCCCTGAAGTCCCACAGCACTCTCCACAATTGGTCTTGCTGCCTCGTGTCTAGGCCAGCACAGTTCTTTTCCCAAATGGAGCGAATCAGCTCCATCCGGTCTTCCACAGTGTGTGGGCTTGATGATGCTGCCCCCACCTGGGCACAGGTCCTCTTCGGGCGAGCGGACTCTACCCTTGACAACGATGGCTGTTCCGTGATATGCGCAGATGCGGTGTCAATGGTCACACCTGCAGTATGTCGGTGGGGGTAACAAGTTTCACATGCTTGCCTCCTGGCAAAATTATCACTGCAGCTTTACAGGCCTCCCAACTCCCCCTACCGGGGAATTTGAGTGCTTTCATGAGGTCCCACGTGTACTTATGCCATGTTTGCTCCACTCTGCGTCGTGAATGCAGCTCCATCATGGCGGCTGTGCACTCGTTTTGGCGCGAACCGCCGGCATCTTGGCGTCCCTGCTCGGCGAACTTTGTCTCCGACATGCCAACCACACTCTCATCCGCCTCTTCCTCCAACGTCGCTTGAGCGTCGAACACATCAGGCATGTTTATCACACACTCACCAACTTCCTCCTTCCCTTTACTTTGAGTGGCGAAATTGCCGAACATCCTCACCACAACAGCGGCCAGGCAGCGGGTAGAGACCGAAGCTTCTGACTGTGGTAAGGAAGACACTCACGTCGCCGATGCACTTCAATCGCTTTATTAATAGCGTCACCTGTTCACTCACACTCCGGCTGCTGTGGGCCACAACCCACGCCATTCGCGTAGCGCTCTCTCCCGACTCTCACCCACCCAGCGCCACACCCagtctcactctctcactcgTGTCGTGGCACTGTCACTTTCCAAGCCCCGCCCTATTAAAGGCCCAAACACACAAAGTCACAGATATTACAATATATGTATACTGGTATCACAATATCATAACATTTGTCATATTGTACATACAATAATGTCATTGTGTgggaaaatacatataatattataaatgacTGTATTTTCTTCTTTGGTACAAATTAAGGCCTTTTCTCTACTAGATGTGCTACATAACACCTGGAAATCTCTGCGATTGTATAACAATATATCTATTTCAGTTTTAAAACGTAAACACAGCCAATGAATCTTTTACCTTGAATGTAGTTGAAATGACACATAGTTGGGATTTCATTGATGGTTTCTGTCTACAATGGcctctttaatttaatttgtggtTACTGAATTCGAAGTCGACTCTGCATAATTCACAGGCGCCATTTTGGAGCGGGTGTTGACTTTTAGGTCCATTTTTGTCATCTTAAACTGGTCGCCATTGCGGATATTATTGCTTTCTATATCCATTTGGGGACGTCGTGAAGGTCAGATATGAACCTCAGCGATCCAGCGGTAAGAATATTCGGAGTAAATGCCACTTTCATTTAATGACTAATGAGCAGCTAATGCTAGCGCGCTAGCTAGGCCGGCTCATGAATTTTATGACAGAATTTAATATCGAGaagactatttttatttttacgaaTTAAACCTTAAGTTCTGTGAGCGAAAATGTAGACAATTGTATTCGTATTAATAATTTTCGCTTATGAGTTGATGATGCCTGTAAAAAACCGTAGCTATGGCAACTTATTCTTTTATCCTATTGACcgttacaaaaacatttttcatgttGACCGTTAccgactttttttccccatgaacCGTTACAACGATATCCCGTCATATGACTTGTACCGTATGCTGATTCCACCAATCAGAATTGTTTGAAGCAAATATAAAAGCCTTCCAGCAAAGTGAGCTTGATCTTTAGACATTTCGGTACAACATTTGGTGAGTTACTGTAGTCACAGAATTTTGAATATGAGACGATTTATATATCAAAAGATGTCAAATGCTTGTTTCTATAAAGCAAACCGTGTGACCATTGTGAAATTTGAAATATATCATTTGTTATTATAAATTACTTGACTGCCTAGATAAATACATAATCATTAAGCGTGCTTCTTTCCACTAGTACTGATGGTAGTACATTGAATTTTGGACCTTATATGCAACTTTGGAGGTTAtacttgtgttttatttctggTCCTTGTGTGTTACAGCAATCTCCATCTTTGCACCAGCATGGAGCCAATGAAAGAGGCTGCTGGAGAGGAGTTCAAGTGGTGCGAGCTCCTCATGCCACTCCTGGAGCCCATAGAGGGGATTTATGGCGACCTGGACTACCATCAGTGCCATTCACAACCCCCTCCATCCAAAGACCCAGACGACCTGCCTCTGTTCACCTccttgacagaaaatgacatagGCTACCTGGGCAACCATATAACTTATTCACCACCCTCCACATCCATCGACTTGGACGACCTGCCACTGGCCAACGTGTCGTCAGGGAGCCAGGACAGCGACTGGAGCGACTGCTCCAACCAGGCAGACACTGTGTTGAGCAGATGTCCTCAGGTTGGATATCagcacttttattattaagtcCATCTCAGTCTTCACAGGAACACATACATGTGAACACACAAATGCGACCTAATGTTTTTTGTGTCCCCAGCAGCACTTTGTAGAACAGCCAAAGATACTGCCAGACTGGACAACGCTGACTCTTATAGAAATACCTGGCTTCACAAACGTCTCCACATCAAAGTAAGTATTTGGAAAAAGCTATTGATTACAAATACGAACCATAATCATTCATTTAACTTCTATCTCTAATCTTTCCTTAACTCTTGTTTGTTTCAGCAGAAAAAGGAAACGTGATGTCCAGGAGAACGGAGATAAGgcctacattaaaaagccaccaAACGCCTTCATGTTGTTCAGGAAGGAGCAGAGGCTGAAGGTGATGGCTCAGTTCAATATCAGTGGCTGTGCTGAGGCCAATAAAGTCCTGGGTCACATGGTGAGTGTTCACACTATCGGTTACAGCGCCTGGTCTTATGGCGGGATATGggtttttggtccatatcacccagcACTAAGCTCACGTTCATCTTAAAATTGCTCATACTCGTCTGGTACATTTTTCTGCCACTTTTAACGCAGACCAAACCATAAGAAACCCTGCATTATACTGTACCGTCATCATAAAACTGTGATTTAACTGTGATCAAGCAATTGAGGCACAGCATATTCGTATATACATGGATGTGAAAAAGACTGACAGTGTTGTTGAGTGACAAAAATGTGTTCTTATGTGTCCACAGTGGAGGTCGCTCTCTGAGCAGGAGCAGGAAAAGTATTACCGCCTAGCTGATGCAGAAAAGGTTATACACAGCCAGTTGTACCCAAACTGGTCCTGCACAGAAAACTATGTAAGTCCACCATGCTCATGTTCAACAGTGAAGATGATTCATTCAGCTTAAATGATGTTTTCctcatatatgtaaataaatatgtacatatatgtgtgtctgtgtttcaGGGCAGAAAGAGGAAGCAGAGGGCAGGTATCAACAAAGAAAATACACCAATTTACAGTAATTGTGACTACACATGTGTGACTGTAGAGTAGAAATATTTTCTATAGcttagaaaaatatgttttttaatatcatattaaaattgttattttcttgTAGTAAAGACACTGTCAAATATCTGTGTGTTCAACATGATTTTATTTAACTGTATGGAAagattatatactgtatgttaaatGAGTCAATTTCTCAAAAGATTTGTCTTTTAAAgcctgttgtgttgtgttctcAACCACACCTGCTGTCATTGTACCTGAGAAGGGGCAGGGTGCCACCTAGTGGACATTGTACGAAGTTACATTTGTCAATCGGCTGTACACACGAGGAATTTTCTAATTAGAGTCTGGGACCTCAAGGGGCCTGCTAGCTAAAGGTTGGGATTCTGAATTGTGGTAATAAATcaattaaagaaacaaaaaatatgggAGCCAAAAGAGACTCTTTTTAGTGAATTGAGCCAAAAGAAGCAGCTCCTTAAAAAGGAGCTTGGACCGCCACATTATTTGCCAACATTCTTAATGTAGTCTACTCGACTAATCATTGACGCCATTTTGGAGTATTGACACGTATTACGTTTTAGTCAGCTGTTATTGGTTAGCTTTAGTTAGCTGTTATCGATACTGTGGATAGCCCAGTTTCTAATATCCAGTTACCGAGCCCTCAATGAATCTCAGAGATTATCAGGTATGTGTATTTGaattaaaacacaattttagtTTGTAAATATTGCTAACACTAGCAACAATGTTGGCTAACGCCAGTTATGTTGGCTAACTGGCTGTGGGCTGTTACGCCAACttgctttttattcatttatgatAACCTAGAAGTGGGATGCTGATTTTGAtgtagaattaaaaaataaagaagtaGTATGAGAGTACCAGAAGTAGTATGAGAGTACCAGAGTACGGGATTCTGACgatatgtacaatatatatacaatatatattgatAACTTGTGTACATGTAGGGCT
The window above is part of the Doryrhamphus excisus isolate RoL2022-K1 chromosome 20, RoL_Dexc_1.0, whole genome shotgun sequence genome. Proteins encoded here:
- the LOC131107989 gene encoding lymphoid enhancer-binding factor 1-like isoform X6, whose translation is MEPMKEAAGEEFKWCELLMPLLEPIEGIYGDLDYHQCHSQPPPSKDPDDLPLFTSLTENDIGYLGNHITYSPPSTSIDLDDLPLANVSSGSQDSDWSDCSNQADTVLSRCPQQHFVEQPKILPDWTTLTLIEIPGFTNVSTSNRKRKRDVQENGDKAYIKKPPNAFMLFRKEQRLKVMAQFNISGCAEANKVLGHMWRSLSEQEQEKYYRLADAEKVIHSQLYPNWSCTENYGRKRKQRAVAILCEKLSSSTLCTLVRTMTTFFHHMFWHTDRGKNKEATSAWTWTWTWTWTRTRTRTRTRTRHCQLHAE
- the LOC131107989 gene encoding transcription factor 7-like 2 isoform X2; the protein is MEPMKEAAGEEFKWCELLMPLLEPIEGIYGDLDYHQCHSQPPPSKDPDDLPLFTSLTENDIGYLGNHITYSPPSTSIDLDDLPLANVSSGSQDSDWSDCSNQADTVLSRCPQHFVEQPKILPDWTTLTLIEIPGFTNVSTSNRKRKRDVQENGDKAYIKKPPNAFMLFRKEQRLKVMAQFNISGCAEANKVLGHMWRSLSEQEQEKYYRLADAEKVIHSQLYPNWSCTENYGRKRKQRAGINKENTPIYIAILCEKLSSSTLCTLVRTMTTFFHHMFWHTDRGKNKEATSAWTWTWTWTWTRTRTRTRTRTRHCQLHAE
- the LOC131107989 gene encoding lymphoid enhancer-binding factor 1-like isoform X8 is translated as MEPMKEAAGEEFKWCELLMPLLEPIEGIYGDLDYHQCHSQPPPSKDPDDLPLFTSLTENDIGYLGNHITYSPPSTSIDLDDLPLANVSSGSQDSDWSDCSNQADTVLSRCPQQHFVEQPKILPDWTTLTLIEIPGFTNVSTSNRKRKRDVQENGDKAYIKKPPNAFMLFRKEQRLKVMAQFNISGCAEANKVLGHMWRSLSEQEQEKYYRLADAEKVIHSQLYPNWSCTENYGRKRKQRAVAILCEKLSSSTLCTLGL
- the LOC131107989 gene encoding transcription factor 7-like isoform X7 — translated: MEPMKEAAGEEFKWCELLMPLLEPIEGIYGDLDYHQCHSQPPPSKDPDDLPLFTSLTENDIGYLGNHITYSPPSTSIDLDDLPLANVSSGSQDSDWSDCSNQADTVLSRCPQQHFVEQPKILPDWTTLTLIEIPGFTNVSTSNRKRKRDVQENGDKAYIKKPPNAFMLFRKEQRLKVMAQFNISGCAEANKVLGHMWRSLSEQEQEKYYRLADAEKVIHSQLYPNWSCTENYGRKRKQRAGINKENTPIYSNCDYTCVTVE
- the LOC131107989 gene encoding transcription factor 7-like isoform X1 — its product is MEPMKEAAGEEFKWCELLMPLLEPIEGIYGDLDYHQCHSQPPPSKDPDDLPLFTSLTENDIGYLGNHITYSPPSTSIDLDDLPLANVSSGSQDSDWSDCSNQADTVLSRCPQQHFVEQPKILPDWTTLTLIEIPGFTNVSTSNRKRKRDVQENGDKAYIKKPPNAFMLFRKEQRLKVMAQFNISGCAEANKVLGHMWRSLSEQEQEKYYRLADAEKVIHSQLYPNWSCTENYGRKRKQRAGINKENTPIYIAILCEKLSSSTLCTLVRTMTTFFHHMFWHTDRGKNKEATSAWTWTWTWTWTRTRTRTRTRTRHCQLHAE
- the LOC131107989 gene encoding transcription factor 7-like 2 isoform X4, which gives rise to MEPMKEAAGEEFKWCELLMPLLEPIEGIYGDLDYHQCHSQPPPSKDPDDLPLFTSLTENDIGYLGNHITYSPPSTSIDLDDLPLANVSSGSQDSDWSDCSNQADTVLSRCPQHFVEQPKILPDWTTLTLIEIPGFTNVSTSKKRKRDVQENGDKAYIKKPPNAFMLFRKEQRLKVMAQFNISGCAEANKVLGHMWRSLSEQEQEKYYRLADAEKVIHSQLYPNWSCTENYGRKRKQRAGINKENTPIYIAILCEKLSSSTLCTLVRTMTTFFHHMFWHTDRGKNKEATSAWTWTWTWTWTRTRTRTRTRTRHCQLHAE
- the LOC131107989 gene encoding transcription factor 7-like isoform X5, with the translated sequence MEPMKEAAGEEFKWCELLMPLLEPIEGIYGDLDYHQCHSQPPPSKDPDDLPLFTSLTENDIGYLGNHITYSPPSTSIDLDDLPLANVSSGSQDSDWSDCSNQADTVLSRCPQQHFVEQPKILPDWTTLTLIEIPGFTNVSTSNRKRKRDVQENGDKAYIKKPPNAFMLFRKEQRLKVMAQFNISGCAEANKVLGHMWRSLSEQEQEKYYRLADAEKVIHSQLYPNWSCTENYGRKRKQRAGINKENTPIYIAILCEKLSSSTLCTLVRTMTTFFHHMFWHTDRARTKKPLPHGHGHGHGHAIANSMQSDECC
- the LOC131107989 gene encoding transcription factor 7-like isoform X3, which codes for MEPMKEAAGEEFKWCELLMPLLEPIEGIYGDLDYHQCHSQPPPSKDPDDLPLFTSLTENDIGYLGNHITYSPPSTSIDLDDLPLANVSSGSQDSDWSDCSNQADTVLSRCPQQHFVEQPKILPDWTTLTLIEIPGFTNVSTSKKRKRDVQENGDKAYIKKPPNAFMLFRKEQRLKVMAQFNISGCAEANKVLGHMWRSLSEQEQEKYYRLADAEKVIHSQLYPNWSCTENYGRKRKQRAGINKENTPIYIAILCEKLSSSTLCTLVRTMTTFFHHMFWHTDRGKNKEATSAWTWTWTWTWTRTRTRTRTRTRHCQLHAE